In Phoenix dactylifera cultivar Barhee BC4 chromosome 1, palm_55x_up_171113_PBpolish2nd_filt_p, whole genome shotgun sequence, the genomic stretch TCAGATGTCAATGAAAGACCGTCAAGTTTCAGCTGCGATATATATGCCTGCAGCAGAACATTGATCTTTGCACTGGGCTCTTCTAAACTTTCTTTGACAGGAATAGGCACACGGTCCAAGAGCTTAGCAAGTTCCATCTTCTCATCTTGCCTCACTGTCACATATTTAAATTCTTCACTGAGTGAGAATAACCTACAAAGCTCAATATCACCCATTGTCGGCTTCAGGTACTCATTATACGTGGATATTGTCCCATGAGTTATGTAATAGTAACTTGCAATGCGACCTAAATCGGTCACCTGGAAGTACCCACTCTTCCTGTCGTATTTGGTCAAattatttttatccaatacATTTGCAGCAGAATGTATCTGCAGCAgacaaaaacaaacagaaattaACAAAGAGAAATGTAAAGGTATGGCTCCCAACATGTTCCTACTAAACAAACAGACACTCCTATAAAACTTAACAACCAAAAGCTGCACTCAGTCCATGAGATCCAAATGCAACCAAGCAATGAAAAATCGCAGTGAAGTATCTCTGCCACACTAGGACTAGGATCACAAAATTTATGCatacaaaaactaaaggatgtaaCAGAAGTAATACAAACTGAAGAAAATGTCCAACAACATCAAGTGGAAGACTCCCTTATAAAAGAGTTTCATAGCAAGAAACCATATGCATCAATATCTAAAAAAACACCTTATTTTAGGCAACGAAACTGCCAGCAGAGAACAATACTGGTAACAGGGAATGTGCTGATCAAAAAACGTCAAGCAATACATGGAGTAACTCCCGATATAGAAGTAAAAGCAAGACGTGTAGGCGGATTGACTCATCAAGTTCCTACTTCATTAGGATCTAAAAAAGTGAAGAAGTCAAGTGGGTGATAGAATCATATGGCTTTCAATGCATAATTCTGTACAATATGCTAGTTCTAAACTGCAATGTACCGTTCACATCACAGGACTAACAATAAACCCTTATTAAAAGGTTCCACAAACGTGTAAATTGGTATACAGAAACATGATGCTTTGTTTGAAAGCCAACGAAAGACAGAAATAGACACTCCCAGCCAGAAGATGTTCTCCTTTTTCCCTCCTAAACCAGTTATGCAGACTCTTCATTTGACACTGACAGACTACGTTCCAATGGCACCCAACTACATCCAGGTTTATCAAAAAATGGTGAGGATTACATGCATATGAAAGAGCAAGGggaggggggtggggggggggggtgaaggaATGATAAGCCTTACCAGAtctgctcttctttcttccaatGTTTTGTCTCTGTCCAATATATCTGCTGGCAAACCGTAAAGAGTAGGATTCCGGAGCATGCGAATGTACAGGTAAGTGTACCCAATCCAGGTGCACGCTTCTCTAGCATTCTGAACTGTTCCCAGAACAATCTCTGCATTCAACTGATCAGCCAATTTTGATACAAACTGACTCTCAATAGGAAGCTGCTGGTTCATAAGTGAGAGGTAATATTGCAATTCACTATGTCCTGTTAAGATTATGCCTTCTCCATACGAGTCATACTGAGGCCTTCCTGCACGACCAAGCATCTGCATGACATCCAAAGGGCTTAGTTCAGTCCATGCTCCTTTCTCCGGATTATAAATTTGGGTCCCCTTTATGATTACTGTATGTGCCGGTAGATTAACACCCCATGCGAGAGTGGCGGTTGAAACCAACACTTGTACATGCCCATCTGCAAAAAGCTCCTCAACAAGATCACGGTCCACCCTTGCCATTCCAGCATGATGGATTGCAAAACCATATGGCAAGAGATCTTTGAGATCATTGCTTTTAACAAATTCTGTTTGACTGTGAAGAATCTCACGGCTTGCACTGTCATCCTTTAAAAACCGACCTAATGTATCATTAGCCAGAGCTGTGTCTCTTATTGCACGAGCAGTCTTGGCTGTTTCTTTCCTTGAGTGAACAAAGATAAGAACTTGATGCTTTCCTGCAGCAGCCATAACCTTCTCATAACAGATTTCATTCATCAACTGAAATCTCTGCAGAGGTTTCTTGACAGTTATACCAATATACTGTTGTGCAAGAGGGCAGGGTCTATAACTATTGTCAAAATGGAAAAGACCCTTTTTCGGATCAACACGTAAAAATAGTCCTACATCTTCATAGTTTGGAAGAGTAGCTGACAAGCCAACAAGTCGAATATGTTCCTTGGTTGTCTCAATCTGCCTAACAGTTCTTGCAACAATACTTTCAAGCACTGGCCCTCGGTTATCATGTAGAAGATGAATTTCATCAATTATAAGCAGCTTCACAAGCTGTGTATACGTTCTGTCCCCAGATTTTCTGGTGACAATATCCCACTTTTCAGGTGTGGTAACAATAATCTGAGTTTCTTCAATCTGCTGGCGAGTGAGTGTCTGGTCTCCACTGAGTTCCTTTACAACTACATTATAAGATTTCAGGCGATGAGACAAGTTTCCAACAACTTCAGCAACCAAAGCTTTCATTGGTGCCACATAAACAATCTTATATTTACTGTTGTCTAAAACCCCATCCTTTCTATTCAAACCAATCTGTTGAAGAATGGTGAGCATAGCAACATTAGTCTTTCCAGCACCAGTTGGAGCACACAAAAGTAGGTTCTCAGGGGAAAAAAGGGCAGTTTCATAAACTTTGCTCTGCACTCTATTCAGTTGCTTCATCCCCTCAAAGGCTGGTTGTGCCCAATCAGGCATCGCAGATATCTTCACGAGCTCCTCACCAGGGGCAAATGCTTTTTGCTTCAAAGCTGGCACATGGACTTCCTCATAGCCCTTGTGAGGAGTTCGATAAGATCCTGGAGGGAGCTCACACTTCTTGTTTGCCATCAGAAGGCCACCTTGATGAAAAGCAATGCTATCGAGATCAAGTAACTGGCGCTGGCCCTTCAACCACCCATTCTCCATATCTCTGTCAATGACCCTCCGATCCCTATCCCCATCCCCGATGCCACGGTCATCTTTTAATCGCCTAGCCTCCTCTCTTATGCTCTTCTCCAAGTTCTTCTGGCGCTCCTTTGCAGATGCTCTTGTGGCATGCAGCTGCTCCAAGATGGCAGTATGGCTTGGACCCATAGCTGTCATCTCTTCTTCAATCTTCTTCCGCTGCTCTTGATCTTCTGCCCTGGCCAGGCGAGTGCACCACACAATCTTGAGCCGGTTTCGGAGAAGTAATTTGATGAGGTCAAACTTATCATAGTCCAGCAGCATCACAAGCCGGTTCTCAACATCTCTATCGTCACCTTCAGCAAGTATTTTGAGCACGTCCTCCGCAAGCTTCTGGCTGTGCTGTGGGTCAATATCCTCATATGCCTGAGATATTTTCCTCTGAAGCCAATAGGCATCAATGTCCTGAACATTTATCATAAGCCCTTCATTGGCTTCTTCCATTTCATCATCATCTATTCCACCCATCTGCATAGCTCCAGCACCATTGGATTCCTgaccttcatcatcatcatcatcatctgattcTTCCTGGACCTAAGCATATATAGGCAACAATCATTACTTATTAATTTATTCGAAGGGAAAATTGAGGTAAAAATATGGACAGAAAAATGTTATTACGTGTAAGTACCTGATCAAAAtcactctcttcttcctcttcatcctcttcAAACTCCACTGCCACTCCAATATCATCATCCAGTGCTTCATCATTAACATTTGCAGTAGCCGATCCAGCAGCATCACCCCCATCCTGATAGTCTGTAATCAGCCTACCAATCGAGACGAGCTGATCAAAGACCTGGTTTGAAATGGGATTCAAGAGTTTCTCGATCTCCTTTTTCTTGTCAGGATTTTTaatcttttcattcttcaaaaCAGCCAACACCTCATCTGCTGCTCCACTGAGGATGTCCTGCGGCTGCCCACCAAACTGCTGCTGGATCACACTGAGCAGCGCTTCATATGCTGCACGAGTCTCCTTGGTTTTTGGCTGGTACACAGCATCATCAGCAAGCGAGAGGACACTCTCCTCCTGGATGCGCCGCCGCTTGCTGTCCTTCCTCTGATCTGTGTCAAGTGATGGCTCccgctctttcttcttcttcgacTTCTTGATCTTCTCCTCAAGCTCAGCAGGCTTCCCTCTGTATGCCCGGTCCCCAAAGTGCTTAGGATCAATTTTGCCCCACAGAGACTCTGGCTCTCCGGTGGGTTCATGGGTGTCACGGGGCCGAGAATCAGTGGTCAGAACAAGAGATGAGTTAGCACGGTACTCATACTGCTTGAACCGAGCATGGGCTTCGGCACCACCTCCCAGATGGGCCATGGTTGCTCAAAAGCCGACTGCAGCTGCACATATAATGACCAACCAAAATTTCAGCAAAGTATATCCAAACATccacaagaaggaaaaagaaataaatctagttgccgaagaaaaagacGTCAGAAATTAACAAAAAAGGCGTTGCATGAACCTAATTAGTCTACAAAGGACAAGAAAACTTATACAGCAATAACACAcaaaataaactga encodes the following:
- the LOC103722894 gene encoding DExH-box ATP-dependent RNA helicase DExH12-like; amino-acid sequence: MAHLGGGAEAHARFKQYEYRANSSLVLTTDSRPRDTHEPTGEPESLWGKIDPKHFGDRAYRGKPAELEEKIKKSKKKKEREPSLDTDQRKDSKRRRIQEESVLSLADDAVYQPKTKETRAAYEALLSVIQQQFGGQPQDILSGAADEVLAVLKNEKIKNPDKKKEIEKLLNPISNQVFDQLVSIGRLITDYQDGGDAAGSATANVNDEALDDDIGVAVEFEEDEEEEESDFDQVQEESDDDDDDEGQESNGAGAMQMGGIDDDEMEEANEGLMINVQDIDAYWLQRKISQAYEDIDPQHSQKLAEDVLKILAEGDDRDVENRLVMLLDYDKFDLIKLLLRNRLKIVWCTRLARAEDQEQRKKIEEEMTAMGPSHTAILEQLHATRASAKERQKNLEKSIREEARRLKDDRGIGDGDRDRRVIDRDMENGWLKGQRQLLDLDSIAFHQGGLLMANKKCELPPGSYRTPHKGYEEVHVPALKQKAFAPGEELVKISAMPDWAQPAFEGMKQLNRVQSKVYETALFSPENLLLCAPTGAGKTNVAMLTILQQIGLNRKDGVLDNSKYKIVYVAPMKALVAEVVGNLSHRLKSYNVVVKELSGDQTLTRQQIEETQIIVTTPEKWDIVTRKSGDRTYTQLVKLLIIDEIHLLHDNRGPVLESIVARTVRQIETTKEHIRLVGLSATLPNYEDVGLFLRVDPKKGLFHFDNSYRPCPLAQQYIGITVKKPLQRFQLMNEICYEKVMAAAGKHQVLIFVHSRKETAKTARAIRDTALANDTLGRFLKDDSASREILHSQTEFVKSNDLKDLLPYGFAIHHAGMARVDRDLVEELFADGHVQVLVSTATLAWGVNLPAHTVIIKGTQIYNPEKGAWTELSPLDVMQMLGRAGRPQYDSYGEGIILTGHSELQYYLSLMNQQLPIESQFVSKLADQLNAEIVLGTVQNAREACTWIGYTYLYIRMLRNPTLYGLPADILDRDKTLEERRADLIHSAANVLDKNNLTKYDRKSGYFQVTDLGRIASYYYITHGTISTYNEYLKPTMGDIELCRLFSLSEEFKYVTVRQDEKMELAKLLDRVPIPVKESLEEPSAKINVLLQAYISQLKLDGLSLTSDMVFIRQSAGRLLRALFEIVLKRGWAQLAEKALNLCKMVNKRMWSVQTPLRQFSGIPNEILMKLEKKDLAWERYYDLSSQEIGELIRYPKMGRQLHKFIHQLPKLNLAAHVQPITRTVLGFELTITPDFQWDDKVHGYVEPFWIIVEDNDGEYILHHEYFMLKKQYIDEDHFLSFTVPIYEPLPPQYFIRVVSDKWLGSQTVLPVCFRHLILPEKYPPPTELLDLQPLPVTALRNPSYEALYDTFKHFNPIQTQVFTVLYNTDDNVLVAAPTGSGKTICAEFALLRNHQKASEGVMRAVYIAPIEALAKERYRDWEEKFGKRLGIRLVELTGEPATDLKLLERGQIIISTPEKWDALSRRWKQRKHIQQVSLFIVDELHLIGGEIGPVLEVIVSRMRRIASHIGSNIRIVALSASLANAKDLGEWIGATSHGLFNFPPGVRPVPLEIHIQGVDIANFEARMQAMTKPTYTAIVQHAKNGKPALVFVPTRKHARLTALDLCTYSSAESGEKPLFLLGSEMEMTTFISGIKDDSLKDTLPLGVGYLHEGLSDFDQEVVTQLFLSGRIQVCVASSSLCWGRSLPAHLVVVMGTQYYDGRENAHTDYPITDLLQMMGHASRPLIDNSGKCVILCHAPRKEYYKKFLYEAFPVESHLHHFLHDHLNAEVVVGVMENKQDAVDYLTWTFMYRRLNKNPNYYNLQGVSHRHLSDHLSELVENALNDLESSKCVAVEEDMYLKPLNLGLIASYYYISYTTIERFSSSLTPKTKMKGLLEILASASEYAQLPIRPGEEELIRKLINHQRFSFENPKCTDPHVKANALLQAHFSRHTVVGNLAADQREVLLSAHRLLQAMVDVISSNGWLSLALSAMEVSQMVTQGMWERDSMLLQLPHFTKELAKRCQENPGRSIETVFDLVEMEDDERRELLQMSDSQLLDIARFCNRFPNIDMTYEVLDSEDVRPGKDITLQVTLERDLEGRSEVGSVDAPRYPKSKEEGWWLVVGDSTNQLLAIKRVSLQRKAKVKLVFTAPSEVGRRTYTIYFMCDSYLGCDQEYNFTVDIDDAGGDGGRSD